From a region of the Gossypium raimondii isolate GPD5lz chromosome 10, ASM2569854v1, whole genome shotgun sequence genome:
- the LOC105776879 gene encoding receptor like protein kinase S.2 — MKVNRLCFILPADFNEIAPLDYPPVEKPVKKEGKKHPYRDCGAHFVGFIGDSLRRFYGSRCLLHCANPRRQQSSVFHDLEGVQMSEKVGGDNPRIFSYAELYIGSKGFCQDEILGSGGFGRVYKAVLPSDGTVVAVKCLAEKGERFEKTFAAELVAVAHLRHRNLVRLRGWCVHEDQLLLVYDYMPNRSLDRVLFRRPENTGAPPLNWDRRRKIVRGLAAALFYLHEQLETQIIHRDVKTSNVMLDSQYNARLGDFGLARWLEHELEYQIRTPATKRHQFRLVDTTRIGGTIGYLPPESFQKRSVATTKSDVFSFGVVVLEVVSGRRAVDLTFPDEQIILLDWIRRLSDEDKLLQAGDSRLIDGSYKLADMERFLHIGLLCTLHNPLLRPNMKWVVEVLSGNISGKLPTLPSFESHPLYISLSSSSNTSGSKSTDSSRLSTATATTSSVNITVSFASSDYVTATEETIYETAEFGVNGSNLSTSSSRRPTNFFMVDTPREIPFKELIVATDNFAESRRVAELDFGTAYQGFLDNRHHILVKRLGMTKCPALRTRFSSELQNLARLRHRNLVQLRGWCTEQGEMLVVYDYSANQLLSHLLFHHNNITGSSILQWRHRYNIIKSLASAILYLHEEWDEQVIHRNITSSAIILDPDMNPRLSSFALAEFLTRNDHGHHAATNKNKSVRGIFGYMSPEYIESGEATAMADVYSFGVVVLEVVSGYMAADFRQPEVLLVKRVHNFETRKRPFEELVDIRLKEEYNTEEFLRLTKLGIACTRSDPTLRPTIRQIVSILDGNDKSFMEEWQRKEGSEEWKERNACSLSLVRRIHALGLH, encoded by the coding sequence ATGAAGGTGAACCGGCTTTGCTTCATTTTACCTgctgattttaatgaaatcgCTCCCTTGGACTACCCCCCAGTGGAAAAACCTGTTAAAAAGGAGGGGAAGAAGCACCCGTACCGTGATTGTGGGGCTCATTTTGTTGGTTTCATCGGGGATTCCCTCCGCCGCTTCTATGGCTCCAGATGCCTGCTTCATTGTGCTAACCCGAGAAGGCAGCAGTCGAGCGTTTTTCATGACCTCGAAGGGGTTCAGATGTCGGAGAAAGTTGGTGGAGACAATCCAAGGATTTTCAGTTACGCCGAGCTTTACATAGGCTCTAAAGGATTCTGTCAAGATGAAATTCTTGGAAGTGGGGGTTTCGGGAGAGTGTATAAAGCTGTTTTACCAAGTGACGGAACTGTGGTGGCCGTCAAATGTTTGGCCGAGAAAGGGGAGAGGTTTGAAAAGACCTTTGCAGCTGAGCTGGTGGCGGTGGCTCATCTCCGCCACAGAAATCTTGTTCGGTTGAGGGGCTGGTGCGTTCATGAAGACCAGTTGCTCCTCGTCTATGACTACATGCCTAATCGAAGCCTCGACAGAGTACTCTTTAGAAGGCCCGAAAATACCGGGGCACCTCCTTTAAACTGGGACCGCCGGAGGAAAATCGTTCGAGGTCTTGCGGCTGCACTGTTTTATCTCCATGAACAACTGGAGACTCAAATCATACACCGCGACGTAAAAACAAGCAACGTGATGCTCGACTCCCAGTACAATGCCCGGCTCGGTGACTTCGGCCTGGCACGGTGGCTGGAACATGAACTGGAGTACCAAATCAGGACACCAGCGACGAAACGACACCAATTCCGTTTAGTTGACACGACGAGGATCGGTGGCACAATTGGGTACCTACCACCGGAGAGTTTCCAGAAACGAAGTGTGGCGACTACAAAGTCAGATGTTTTCAGCTTTGGGGTTGTTGTTTTAGAGGTGGTTTCGGGGAGGCGAGCTGTTGATCTTACGTTTCCCGACGAGCAAATCATTTTGCTTGATTGGATCCGAAGGTTGTCTGATGAAGATAAGCTTTTACAAGCAGGGGACAGTCGACTTATAGATGGCTCCTACAAGCTTGCGGATATGGAGCGGTTCCTTCATATAGGACTCCTTTGCACGCTCCATAATCCATTGTTGAGGCCTAATATGAAATGGGTTGTTGAAGTTCTTTCTGGTAATATTTCCGGGAAGCTTCCGACTTTGCCATCATTTGAGTCCCACCCTTTGTACATCTCACTCTCATCCTCATCCAATACTAGTGGAAGCAAGAGCACCGACAGTAGTCGGTTGTCCACCGCCACTGCCACTACCAGCAGCGTCAACATTACTGTCTCATTTGCTTCATCCGATTATGTGACTGCCACCGAAGAAACTATTTATGAAACTGCTGAATTTGGAGTCAATGGTTCCAATTTATCCACCAGCAGCAGCCGTCGTCCAACCAACTTCTTTATGGTCGATACTCCGAGGGAAATACCCTTCAAGGAGCTCATTGTCGCCACTGATAATTTCGCGGAATCACGAAGGGTGGCGGAGCTTGACTTCGGAACTGCCTACCAAGGTTTCCTTGACAACCGCCATCACATTCTTGTGAAGAGACTTGGCATGACCAAATGCCCTGCATTGCGAACAAGGTTTTCAAGTGAACTCCAAAACTTAGCGAGGCTCCGCCATCGTAATCTAGTTCAACTCCGTGGATGGTGTACCGAGCAAGGAGAGATGCTCGTTGTATATGATTACTCGGCGAATCAACTGTTGAGTCACCTCCTTTTTCACCATAACAATATAACTGGCAGCTCTATTTTGCAATGGCGACATcgatacaacattatcaaatcCCTTGCTTCTGCAATTCTTTATCTTCATGAGGAATGGGATGAACAAGTCATCCATAGGAACATTACCTCTTCAGCCATCATTCTTGATCCCGACATGAATCCACGGCTTAGTAGTTTTGCTCTGGCTGAGTTCTTGACAAGAAATGATCACGGCCATCACGCAGCTACCAACAAAAACAAATCAGTTCGTGGAATTTTCGGTTATATGTCACCTGAATATATAGAATCTGGAGAAGCAACAGCAATGGCTGATGTTTATAGCTTTGGAGTGGTGGTGCTTGAGGTGGTCAGTGGATATATGGCAGCTGACTTTAGGCAGCCTGAGGTATTATTGGTGAAACGAGTACACAACTTTGAGACACGGAAAAGGCCGTTTGAGGAACTGGTTGACATCAGGTTGAAGGAGGAATACAATACTGAAGAATTTTTGAGACTGACAAAACTGGGAATCGCTTGCACACGATCTGACCCGACATTAAGGCCTACCATAAGGCAGATAGTGAGCATACTTGATGGGAATGATAAAAGCTTCATGGAAGAATGGCAGAGGAAGGAGGGTAGTGAAGaatggaaagaaagaaatgcTTGTTCTTTGTCACTTGTTAGAAGAATCCATGCTCTGGGATTACATTGA
- the LOC105776880 gene encoding probable calcium-binding protein CML22, protein MGKCHPCPPLKSLSSRIGGMLCNYGSSNKYKKLDSKLERKMIEMKRSASGQSNFKSIDSIILRFPQFREGLRNLRGVFEQYDEDSNGTIDREELNRCLEKLQLHFTKEEVEDLFHSCDIDGSEGIQFNEFIVLLCLIYLLMKPSSSPDNTLKMHSLQLEATFDTIVEAFLFLDKNGDGKLNKKDMVKALNEASPWERSPARVTRTRFKEMDWDKNGKVSFREFLFAFINWVGIESDEELPDSGT, encoded by the exons ATGG GCAAATGTCATCCTTGCCCGCCGCTGAAGTCCTTATCCAGCAGAATAGGAGGCATGCTATGCAATTACGGTTCATCAAACAAGTACAAGAAGTTGGATTCAAAGCTTGAAAGGAAGATGATTGAAATGAAGAGAAGTGCATCAGGACAATCTAATTTCAAATCAATTGACAGCATAATCTTGAGGTTCCCTCAGTTCAGGGAAGGATTGAGAAACCTCAGAGGCGTGTTCGAGCAGTATG ATGAAGACTCCAATGGAACTATTGATCGCGAGGAACTGAACAGATGCTTGGAGAAACTGCAACTTCACTTTACAAAAGAGGAGGTTGAGGATTTGTTTCATTCATGTGACATTGACGGGAGCGAAGGGATTCAATTTAACGAGTTTATTGTGCTGCTATGTCTCATCTATCTTCTAATGAAGCCTTCCTCCTCTCCTGATAAT ACATTGAAGATGCATTCCCTGCAACTTGAGGCCACTTTCGATACTATTGTCGAAGCATTCTTGTTTCTTGATAAGAATGGTGATGGAAAACTTAACAAGAAAGACATGGTGAAGGCACTAAATGAAGCTTCTCCATGGGAGCGCTCCCCTGCACGTGTCACTCGGACTAGATTCA AAGAAATGGACTGGGATAAAAATGGAAAAGTCAGCTTCAGAGAGTTCCTCTTTGCTTTTATTAACTGGGTCGGAATTGAAAGTGATGAAGAACTACCTGATTCGGGGACCTAA